The window CATTTCCTCCACTAGTGTATTCTTTTAAATCTCCTTTACTGTCTCTATACTCTGATATGACTTTATTTAACACTCCCAAATCCCACTTCATTGActtctgcagcctctcctcattTCAGGGTCTGTAACTACAGTGCTGGTCCTGCTTATTTTTATGGAACTACAGGAGATTGAGCTGTGGTAGGATATTTCTCCTAGCTGAAGCTTTTATAAAGCAATAGGGAGTGGTTGCATTTAAATGTCTGAGCAGGTTTTCACTGTAGAAGTGACCAAAATTACTTGCTGGGAGAGAACAAACACAAACACGCTGGAAAAATAGTCATGGTTGATGTTTGCTGTAGATTAACATCAGTAGACTAACTAATATGTTTTCCATGTTATATGGTTGATTTAAACTGAATTCTGAACCACCTTTAACACATCCCTAATAATATACTTTTCCAGTTTAAACCTGGATTGGTGTACAGTCTCTGGAATACTTTCTTGGCAAAATTTCCTTCTTCTGTCCTCATGTCAATTGCTTATTGAGGATACTTCATATGCAAAAGAAGTAATTTATATGCAATGTGACATGGTTTGAGTTTTACTAAGTGGCCTgtctacatttttttctccatataaGGAATATATCCTTTTCTGAAGCATCAGGTCTCTGTGCCTCTTACCTATGTTCCTAAACTTCTTTTTCCATGGATTTAACAGTATCTTTTTGGAGACctcagaataaataaaaatcagactGAAATTGCCTTTGATACAAGAAGGCCCTACTCCTAATGGAGTGTGAGTGGGTTATGTCAGTTTACTCAAAGATTGACTTTAGCCTCACTGTTTTGTTGGGTCACTGTCACACTGtactttattttatatttgcaaCAGCCAAGGCCTGGATTGGGAGAGGTAAAAAAGCTCCATGATGAGATGTTACTAAGCATGTGGTTTTTTCAACAGCAGGTACTTTAGAAATTTCTGTGCAATGTGGAGTTTTTATATGAAGATTGGTTAGTATATATCATTAATTTGGTTTTCAATTATAATTTTGTTTGGTAAATCCTGATTCTTGATCTTTCTCACAATATTtacaagaaaatttaaatacaaaaaaggGCTTGTCCAACCATCTGGCATCCTCTGAAGTAAGAAACCCTGGCCCTGGAGGAAAGGCAAATGAGTAATGTAGGAGCAGCTAGTTAGCAGAGCACTTGCATCATATTTGTCTAACAGAGTACACTAACCTGTGGTTTTATGAAAGTGTAGGAGGTTACTTTTTAGAGATAGTATTTTCCATGAACTGTAGAGGGAGAATTTATTTCAGTGTGAAGAATACTTCCTACAAAACTGGAAAAACAcccatttcatttttcttttagggaACTCAATTGTAATGTTCaaagtgaataaaaaaaaacctttgctTTGATCTGAACATGTACAATGAGTATTAATATGAAGATGTTTTTCCTCAGAAGCTGCATTAATCTTCTGTAGTCATGCTTCTCTTGTATCAGAAAAGGTTTTGAGGGGAACAGTGGCTGTTTTCTTCACTGCTAATATCAGATAGGCAAATATTTATCAGTTTCTTCCCTCTTGGAACGGTTGGCTGAATATGTGCATCTTTGGCAAGGCTGACTTTCCAAGCAATGAAACTAATCTTCATATGAGACATAATTATCACACTGTCATCTCTGTTGAATGGTAGCCAATAATTGCTTTGTATTAATCAATCTTTTTTCCCAAGTTTCTCACCAAGGCCTAGAAGAGTCTGGTGAGAACATATATCCCTTATGAAGCTTCTCATGAAGGCTTGTGTCTGTAAAGTACTTCAGTCTCAAAGGATTTTCTGGGATGTAACATATACTTGGTCTGAACAATGAACTCTGTGTATgtgagagaaggagagagaatgGAAAAAGATCTGAGAAGGGGATGTGGAATATTAAATCTTTGGAGCTTTTCTGGAACCTGGCAACTTAAAGGAGATGTTTTACTTTCAAATTCTGCAAATTCTCAAAGAGCACCTGTGCTGAGTTTCACACTGCCAATTCTGTTGTCCAAATCTTCTTTTAATGAATTGGCATGAATTAATAATCTAATTTGACAAGCAGTGGTGATGGTAGGTGCAGTAAGGAAACAGAAATCAGACTTTGGGGAGAAGATGGGGAAGGGACATGAGAATTCTAAATCTGATTACcagttattttgaaaatttgagCCGATGAAGTCTAAGCAAGTGTCCACCTTGACTTCACCAAGGCTTTCAACAGTCTCTCTCACAGTGTCCTCATAGACAAATTCAAGTGTGGTCTGGGTGAGTGGGCAGTGAGATGGATTGAGAACTGGCTGACTCCAGAGAGTCACTATCAGTGACACAGGTTCTGGTTGGACGCCTGGCACTTGTGGTGTCCCCCACGATTCAATATTGGGAGTTGTTTAACTTATTCATCAATGGCTTAGATGAAGGGGCAGATGcctcctcagcaagtttgctgatgacacaaggctgggaggagcagccaatgccccagggtgctgtgcagcccttcagaagggccttgacaggctggagagatgggcagGGAGGAAATTCAGTGAAGGCAAGTGCggggtcctgcacctggggaggagtGACCCcatgcaccagcacaggctgggcattgacctgctggaaagcagctgtccAGGGAAGGATCTGGGAGTTCTGGTGGGCAACAAACTGTCcacgagccagcagtgtgcccatgTGGATAAGAAGGCCAATGGAGTCCCAGTGCATTAGGAAGAACAttgccagcaggctgagggaggtgaccctgcccctctactcagccctggtgaggccacatcaggagtgctgtgcccagccctgggctcctcagggcaAGAGAGACAtggggctcctggagcaggtccagtggagggcaacaaagatgaGTAAGGGATTGGAGCATCTCTcttgtgaggaaaggctgagggagctgggcctgatCATCCTGGAAAAGAGACAGCTGAGAGGGGAACTCATTGACATCTGTAAGTATCTGAAGTGAGGGTGTCAGAGGATGGAGCCAAGCTTATAATGTGTATAGGAATGATGACAATTGCTTTGGCAGCAACCTACCTTACTTGCTTAGTTATTTAAGCTTGTTCAAAAATGGGCATTTTAATATAGCAAAATGACAGGTAACATACCAAATTAGTGGTTGTGCTTACAGACCAGCAGTTACCTAAACAACTTTGGTGTTGAAGATACAGCTGAACATAACTTACCACACTAGGGCACTGACTAAGAGATCTATCTTGGATTTATGTGCTCTTTAATGTTAGACAGGACAAAATGACAGGTATATTACACTTGCTTTCAGTATCTGTGATGTTATGAGAACCGGGTGCCAATCTGAAGCCCAAGTATTGTTGCAGGCTGATGTTTAATTCAGAGGGATTCAGAGGAGTTTCAGTAATGCTTAGAATACCTGCCTTCCATCTAGGAACTGGTTTTTAGAGTTGTATTTAAGATCAACTACTGTCTTTATGAGACAAGAGGGAAATGGGATCCAGATGGCCATGTAGACAGTAAAAATAAAGGGGAGGTGGGTGTGGGAAGAACCACAGTTGTGACCTGTTCATTTCTAGTCATCTACTACTAGACCGTCTGTGCCAGGCCAGCTCAACTATCCagatttacaaatatttttagtgGCTCACAAGACTGTTGTGCCTATCAGTAAGACAGAGTTAGCTTGGCTAATCATAGCTATaaggaattaattattttttgtcttgATACTGTCCATAATTTTACTTTAGAATCTAAATattctaaataatttctttctttttaatgttttgttgttgtttggtttgtgttctgacattttttcccttttttttttcttttgtatagGGCACCAAtgcctctgctctggaaaaAGACATTGGCCCAGAGCAGTTTCCAATCAATGAACACTACTTTGGATTGGTCAATGTAAGTGGTCAATTTTTATGTTACTTGAAATTTGCTTAGTTacttggctttgttttgttttgttttgtctttctctctctcctgctcttaTCAATCTTATTCTAAtgcaggattttcttttttttaagtgctgcTCATGTTGCAATTTTAGGCAAAGTGGGTTGTAAAACTGTATCAGATGTTTGACGATGGCTTCATACACCCCCAGAGAGAACAGTTCGATGAATATTCCCAGGGATTAGAACATAcacttaaataaaattaaaagtctATTTTAGGTGTGGAATAGGATGGAGGAAGTGATGACAGTATGTGCAAGTTTAGGTACAGCTTTCTGCATTGGTGACTCTTAGGACGAGCTTTTTATTTAGCTAAGGAGAAAATGAGTGAGAAGAGTGTTTAATCACCTGTTTGTTCCCATAGAAATTATATAgatataataattttttccatttaaaacatTAGTCATTCTGCTACTGAGCAGTAAGATAGAGCCCAGATATGGAAACAAACTTAATGAAATCCactacaaaaaaatatttttcttacaaGTGGAAACCTTTACTTTGTATCCTAGTTAATTTAGAACACCACAGTTTTTCCCATGAAGTGCCATGGTGGGTGTGGAAATATATTTCTACTGCAACTACATGGCAAAATGGCTGGTTTGTGACAGACACAGGAGTCAGAATTTGAATGAACAGCTAGTTTTGTTGTGATGCACAGGGATTAATCTTGTTTTTAATTCTGCATGGCAGTTTGGGAACACCTGCTACTGTAACTCCGTGCTGCAGGCATTGTATTTTTGCCGGCCATTTCGGGAAAATGTATTATCATACAAGGCccaacagaaaaagaaggaaaacctcTTGACTTGCCTGGCAGATCTTTTCCACAGTATTGCtactcaaaagaaaaaagttggAGTTATTCCACCAAAGAAGTTCATATCAAGGTTACGAAAAGAGAATGGTAAGTATAAAACTGAAGTTCTCTAGGGTATTCATGAATTGATCAAAGAAGTATAAATACAGATTGAGCAATGTGATCATATTAATCAGAAACACAGCTTAGATTTGTAAATTGTTTTTCGTACTTTGTGGGGTGCATTATTATTTTAGTATCTGTGTATATGACATTATGCATGAAATGACCACACCAGATTTCATAGGCTCCCAGAGGTGTGTGAATTAGTGATGTTTCCACAGCGTGGTGGGGCAGACCTTACTGTAGGGTGAGCTAAGGATGGGAATAGGGTGACACtgctgtgatttttaatttttttttttttttgtggagtaTGGCAGAGAGAAACATTGAGGGCAGCTGGCAGTATAGAAACTATGGGACCTAGGAAGGTTGCAGGCGCCACCAGTTCCAGAGGAACTGTCTGCAATGGAGGATAAGGAGCCAGGTACACGTGGGGTGGTCAATTAACTCcacatcagctgctgctctggttcTTGGAAGTGGTGGACACAGTCTTACTTGATGAAGCATCAGACCCCTTTTGACCATCAAGTTGGCAACAGCATATACCTAATATTGTACCAGTTCTGTCTAAGGGATACGAGGAACATCTTGAGATAGAGAAGCCTGTCACAGCTCTGTTTTGGCCTGGATTCATATCGGTGTGGATGGTATGCTTAGAAACAGAGAGGCTTTGAATGAAGAGACAAAGTATGAGTCAAACACCTGGAAGAAATTGCTTCCTGGTGACAGCATATAAATGGGCAGACTGTTCATTTCAGAGCAGACATTTGAAATCATGAAAAAGTTTAACTCTGAGTCATCTAGTGATAAATGCCCCCACACTGCTGGGGATCACTTGTAAAGACTGGACCTTatgttttcagcttttttaaATTAGTGCCAGACTCAGTGTGTATTACCTTGCTTATATGTCCAGGGACTAGACACTACAAAGCCAACGGCTCTGTACAATATTTTCTGAGAAATCCATGTGAACTTTCTCAGGAGCAGGGGgataaaaatacacatttctggGAACacacattcttttttctttgacaTGGTGGGCGAGTTAAGCCTTTACTGGAGAAATCTGTACTAAATCACCATTAGAatattttcccctcttcctgAAAGCAATTCGTATTGAACAGGACAAGTCTTTTCCCATCAGACTTGTGTGTGATAAATGAGCTTTGTTAGGTGGTGTTATTATTACTACTTGAAGTGATTTAACCTTGTCTGGCTGCCGGGTGCCCACCAAGCCTGACTCTCACTCCTCCTCTCAGCAGGGCGGGAGGAGAagataagaggaaaaaaacctcattaaTTGAGATCAAAgtagtttaatttaaaaaaaaaagaaaagaaaaaaaagccgAAAATTACAtgcagaaacaaaggaaaaccaaagGAGATTTATTCTCTACCTCCCATCAATAGTTGATTTCCAGATACTACCTGGGACGTAGGGCCTTGGCATGTGTAGAAGTTTGTTTGGAAGAGAAATATCTTAATTATGAAAACCCGCCCGTCTTTCTCTTAGATTGTAGTGATGAACGTGAAGTCACATGGCATAAAATATGACTTTGGCCACTCAGCTGCCAAAGTCAGCTGCCTCACCTATGTCCCCTTCCCAACCTCTTTCACACCCAGTCTACCAGGCTTTGGGCAGGATGAGGGACAGCCTTGATGCTGTGTGAGTGCTGCTCAGCATCTGCTGAAACACTGGTACATCTTCACCACTGTTTTAGGCACACCTACAAAGCACAACACCCTGTgggctgctgtgaggaaaggtaACTCCATCCCAGACACAGTACACAAGTATGTGTCAGCATCCAATGGCCTCAATTTTCCCAGCAATGTGGCTTACTGTCAAAACTCTGTGATGTTCCTAAGTGTCTGAGGGACTCGGTATATGGGGATGGAAGTCAGTGCTGACTGAAGTTAGGCAGTAAGTGTCTAGTGTAAGGAAATAATTTAGGATGAGTCACTCTCTTGCTTACTTCATTGACTGTAATTGCAGCCTACACAACCAACACCAATGAGGGTAACCTTCTAGACAGCTGAAGTTAGGTGAGATGAAGCTTTCCCCAAAGTAACTTCACTGAAACCAGCGTGACTGGCTGCAAAACTGTTCTTTGGGATGATTCCGAATACTTTGCTGAGCAAGGGCCTGTACAAGTACTTGGGGAAAAGAAATCATTTCTTTGAGGAAAGGATATTGAGCTGTACAAATCTTGACTCTCTTCTTCACAGATCTCTTTGACAACTACATGCAGCAGGATGCACATGAGTTTTTAAATTACCTGCTCAACACCATTGCAGACATTttgcaggaggagaagaaacaggaaaagcaaaatgggAAACTGAAAAATGGCAACATGAATGAAGCCGAAGAGAACAATAAACAAGAACTGACCTGGGTGCATGAGATTTTTCAGGGAACACTGACTAACGAAACTAGATGTTTGAACTGTGAAACCGTAAGCATTGggatagattttttttgttgttgcccATTAATAGATAGATACAttttgtatatataaatatatgaatCTTTTCAGACATCTGAGAATTGTGGATATTCCTGTAGAATTTGCTTCTTGAAGTGAGTATATTCTTttctaaaaatttatttttctaagcatTACTTGGCTAATCTCTGCCAAGTTTTGCTGTCGTAATACACATGTCTACAGTTAAAATCCTTGCTAGTGAATCAGTACCTTTCCTTATCACTGTAACTTTGAGAGAAGGTATTCACATCATATTTATATAATAAGTGAAATGTTAAGATGATTTGTGTTAATTCCATCTTAAGAGTCTGACAGGTATACAGAGGGTTCATCATtaacaaacttttttttatttccctaatATTTTCTAGAGGATGATGTCAGTTTAAAATCTCTTATGTTTGAGCTATAAGTAAAAGTTAATTTTTGTTGGGAAAGCTGATTTCAAGTCTCCTATTGATTACTGTCTTTTTCAAATACATGCTCCtattgaaagagaaaagaaagagtttttttaaattgttcctGTGAGGTTGCATGAAAGAGTaacacagacaggaaaaaaaatctttgggaAGAGCAGTGACACTGACCTTCCACAAAGGTTGGAACTAACATCACCTAACCTTTCCTTGGTAAAGCAAAGTTGATAGGCATCAAGGATGAGCTAGTTATCTCAGCTCTTGCAGATGATGGAGATTGTGAAGGAGCTTTTGCAGGAAactctctccatctctctctAGGCTGTTTCATGAAACAAAGCTTTTAGCAGTATCTGGTGTTTTGTTCCATACATCTTGTCCTGGCTCCGTGGTGTTACTAAGCTGTTCCAATTGTTGGTGCAGCAACACTGAGAACTGGGCCAACAAACTGATGTGGCCTAAGAATGATGCACTTTTACTAAGATCAGTGCTGCTACTCTGGGCTTCCTcaaaaaaaacacaacattAGATTAGCTGCATTAAGATGGGagaagttgcccagagaagttatCTTCAGACAGCAAGCTGAGGTTTAGACAACTGAAGTTTGGTGAGATGAACTCTACCCATGTCCTACCAGATCTGTAGAAGAGCATAGTCTGATATTTCTAATCATAAAGAATAGCTCTGTATTCCAAGAAAATATATGTGGCTTTTCCAGGAACTTGGTCAGAGGAGGATGGTGATGAGAAGAGATACAATGATAGTTGACATAAGATGTTGGAGCAAGTCTGGAACAAGCTTGTATAAGTGAACACATGAGAGAGATACTGAAAATTAGTTATTGAATCTATTTCAACTATAAAATCTTGGGTAATAGCAAGTTAAAATAAGTCAAAagttagaattattttttaactgaCAAGCTTCTCTAAATAGTTGTGGCCTAATTCTAAATCATTATCTAATGTTTACTCAGAGAAACTGGTGAAGTGAGGATGTGTCCTTGGGTAACAGCATAACTGCACAATTCTGTACTTGTAATTCAAAGTGATGAAGCTTTATGGAAAATAAAGCTTGTCTGTACCTTCCTCTGAGTACAGAAATACTGTATACTACTCAGGATATTTTTCCAGTGTGTTTTCCTTGGATTAGTGTAACTTGAAATCTTAGAAAAATAGTAAAACAGATTGAAATTTATTCCTTTGCTAAAATATTCATAAGTAGTACATGAAGAATCATTCAGATTTCAGCAATTCTTATTCTCACTTACAAAGAGTACAGTTTGAATCTGGTTTTCCAGCTACCTTCAGTTTTCATCTATATTATTCTAGCTCAAAGTAGCTCATCTTCCCTTCCAGGAAATATTTGATGTGCAGAAATCAGTAACAGAATTCCTAGCTTCTTTGAGGCACTCAGATGAAGCACAATGCCTGCCAAGGACTTTTTTAAGTGTTTAAGTTCTCATGATACTCAGTGTGTCTTACAGAACTGTAGTTCCAGCTGTAGAGACACGATGTTCTCTGAAGCTTTGTTGCTTTATCTTTCAAATTTTAGCTGTATATTTACACTGCAGTTGATTGCTGCCAGTTTTGTGGTTTCCTGTCCTCTGTGGGTCAAGTCATGTCTCAGGGAGGATTTTTGTTTGAAGAACTGCTGTTCATTTCAGTTGGGTGTGCATTATGCCTCTGTATATCTTTGATAATATCAAAATTAATCCAGCCAAAGGTGTTTCTCTGCATTCAGGTCTAATAGGGGCTGCATTCACCAAGGTTTTAGTATCCCTGACATAACACAAATAGGAGCCCAAGGTAGTACATAACTATCACATTTACAGCATTGCAAAAATCTGAGTATGAGGGACTTCTGCCAGAACAATGGATTCCTCTCCTCACAGAAGTTCTTGATTTGGACTTCACTATTTTCCCTTCTGATTTAGTTATTCTAAGGAAGTAAAATAGGAGGCAAAAACATGGGTGTTCATGAAACATTTTATAAAAACATTGTTATGAATGTGACTGAATTAATATTCAGTAAGTATTTCTGCAGTCTTTTGACTCAGTTGAAGTATTACAAGAATTAGCCATTTGGatggtttttttgttaatattaCTTCATCTGTGAGATTAAACACTCTTAGcgaaaaataattttcaatgcAAAAATCAGGATCTATCATTCTGAAAATACTCGGACTTAAATTTTTTAGATAAAAACTCTTCAGCATAATTTGTCTCTTCTCGCTCTGTCTAAAAAAAGATTGGCAACACCaaaatgatttttcaaaatattatcACTGAGCCATTTTTacctttaatattttaaatttttttaatcaaaatattgACCAGGAACAATATCCAATGGGGAAATGTAGCTGTGTCAACCAGAAGTATAAACCCACACTTTTCAATACTCACAAGAGAGAAAGGATAATATGGTAAAGTATGACTTTTGTAACAGAAACATATTTGGAAATTATCTTCATTGCATCCTTAATAGTGGAAATAATTATGTAAGAATAAAATGtgaatatgtattttaatatgTTATACAAAGGGTAAactaatttctgaaaataaaagaaagtagGCTGTGTTACATAACAAGGAAGCATATTTAATGCACCGATCCCAGATGATATAGGGGAGGATGCTTCACCTTTACTGAACAGTAGGCTGTCATTGATGGCCCATGGCTGGTGGGACTGGATAAGTGGAATAGACAGAAGTTAAATTATATGAAAGCTGAATTGGTAGAATTACTGATAAATGTCACACTGAACATTAATCAAACTGAACTAAAAAAAGATTAAAGCattgaaattaattatttttatgtcaGAACAATTtgtacagaaataaatatctttGGCATTTGCTAAAGATATAAATAGCATTTAGATGTATGACATCTCTGTTTTACATATATGTGTTTTGCAACAGGTTAGTAGCAAAGATGAAGATTTTCTTGACCTTTCTGTTGATGTGGAGCAGAACACATCGATTACACACTGTCTAAGGTAAATGAATGCATCTTTTCAGCAGATAGCTCTAACAGCCAGATTTTTCAGGTCTAGTAGGTATAGAAAAGTACAATAACATTAAGATTTGAACTTACCCTaagcaggagaaaaatactttaaactGGATGTTTCCTCTAATGACAAAATATACATTAATGTACTTTGCTTTACTCCCTTTCTCTTTCAATGTTTgtatttgaaagaagaaaatgaatcaACTTTCAGGGAAAATAATTGATTTCTTTGTTGTCTGGAAGAATTGCTGCCGAAGTATAATTGGCTTCAAAGAGATTTAAATATGCTTGTCCTTACGCTTCTACACAAGTGCTTTGTTGATTAGGATTTATATGCATATTAAAAGTGAAATGTGTGTTTTGCAGAATAAATTCTAGAGTCCACAGAgggcaaaatatttcaaaagtctATTTTATTATCAGAAATAGCTTATTCTGTGTCTCATCCTAAAATTATGCGAAGTCTTTTATTCTAAATTTCTGTTCTGCACCTAGTATATTCCTAAAAGAAATCTAGacaccaaaaaaaatttcagtcttACATGAGTGATTATTCTGAGAGATATAAAGTGTCCAGAGTTTTGACATTAATACAATAAACCACTACCTGTATTTAGACCATACATTGCTGTTCTAAGGTAATGATTATCAATTGGTGAAACTCCTTCAAACTTCAAAATTGCTATCAAGGTTAAAATTGCATTATTCAGTTATTCTGGAATGC is drawn from Haemorhous mexicanus isolate bHaeMex1 chromosome 4, bHaeMex1.pri, whole genome shotgun sequence and contains these coding sequences:
- the USP46 gene encoding ubiquitin carboxyl-terminal hydrolase 46 isoform X1 — encoded protein: MWCPSMPCAADATHIIHLPWRMEPVSRGTNASALEKDIGPEQFPINEHYFGLVNFGNTCYCNSVLQALYFCRPFRENVLSYKAQQKKKENLLTCLADLFHSIATQKKKVGVIPPKKFISRLRKENDLFDNYMQQDAHEFLNYLLNTIADILQEEKKQEKQNGKLKNGNMNEAEENNKQELTWVHEIFQGTLTNETRCLNCETVSSKDEDFLDLSVDVEQNTSITHCLRDFSNTETLCSEQKYYCETCCSKQEAQKRMRVKKLPMILALHLKRFKYMEQLHRYTKLSYRVVFPLELRLFNTSGDAVNLDRMYDLVAVVVHCGSGPNRGHYITIVKSHGFWLLFDDDIVEKIDAQAIEEFYGLTSDISKNSESGYILFYQSRE
- the USP46 gene encoding ubiquitin carboxyl-terminal hydrolase 46 isoform X2; protein product: MTVRNIASICNMGTNASALEKDIGPEQFPINEHYFGLVNFGNTCYCNSVLQALYFCRPFRENVLSYKAQQKKKENLLTCLADLFHSIATQKKKVGVIPPKKFISRLRKENDLFDNYMQQDAHEFLNYLLNTIADILQEEKKQEKQNGKLKNGNMNEAEENNKQELTWVHEIFQGTLTNETRCLNCETVSSKDEDFLDLSVDVEQNTSITHCLRDFSNTETLCSEQKYYCETCCSKQEAQKRMRVKKLPMILALHLKRFKYMEQLHRYTKLSYRVVFPLELRLFNTSGDAVNLDRMYDLVAVVVHCGSGPNRGHYITIVKSHGFWLLFDDDIVEKIDAQAIEEFYGLTSDISKNSESGYILFYQSRE